agagagagagagagagagagagagagagagaggtttcTCGCTCTGTGCTCACTGCCCATGCGTCGACGCGACGGAAGGCATTGTTTCGACCCTGCGAATGGGGGCGTCTCTGCGGAGTCCACCATTGTGATGTTTTGATCTGCTGCTTTAAAGACAGCTTTGGAATTCAGAGAATGGATTTTCTGATTGTCTTCACAACCATTGTAAATTCTATGATAAAAGTTTTACTCCTATAATAGGACTAGGAATGTTATGACGATCTAAAAGATATGCTTTTGAAGTTTTAAAAAGTGAAGTAAACAGTATTTTTCCTAGTTATAATAAACTATGATTGATACAAGCAATGGCCACGCGTTGACTATTGTAAGGAAAAGGTGACTTTTCCTTAAAATAAATACGTAAGCCCAAACTTTCATTTTATTGCTAATAACTAGACTATTCTATTCCAAAGTGATTTATTAAGCCTCTATTATGATGTTATAAATCAATTTCTCAATCGTTCATGGCCATTATCAAGGATCAAGTCGGTCAGACAGCATTGCATCGTATCGGACAGATTATTTATGAGGATCTAGATAGAGTGTCGTGCGAAAGTTATTTCTGGTTGGAAGCAGAAAGGAGATCGCTACTGTGCGCGCTAAACTTGGCGTGAAAATCAGGATTTCCGGTGCTGATAACTCAGTTGTCGATTCATCATCTCTCATTGCTTTCGTATTGTATGTACGCTCATTCATCATAACTACTTCTCTTATTGTCTCAAAAAAGAAACACGTTGAACCCTTGCATTCGATCGCTATCTGCACTGTGTACGTATAACGCAATGCTTTATTTGCGTGCGACCATACGACTAACCATATAACATTCCATAATTTTATTCCAGTAAAAATGTAGTATTATTTAGAGCACACCTCATTGCGAATTCAATATGGTCGTTTTTTCATGCCTCTCGATGGCAATTTTCTTTATCCTCTCCCAGAGCATGGGATACGGATGAATCGTCCTGGCAAAGTCCGCCCTCTCAAGCTTGTACAATTTGCAGGTTTCCACGGCGACCACGCTGGCAACTCTCTTAGCGTCGGGCATGACCAAAGCGATCTCGCCAAAGTGCGCGCCGTCCTCGAGGTGGCAGACCTCCTTGCCCGTGAGAGTGTAGACAGCAACCGTGCCGGTAGCTATGAAGTACATGCAGTCACCGGTCTGATTGGCTTTGACGATCAGATCGTTGGTAAGAAAGATTTCGGACTTAAGCAAGGCCACGATACGAGCGAGCAGAGACAAGGGTAGATTGTTGAAGAAGGTCACGTTCTCCACGAGCTTGCGACACGAGTGCATCCTTATCTCCTGGCGCATGTGCATCGACAGGATGCTCAAGATCTCGGGCTCTCTGAAGAAGCGCCTCTGGAAACGGAACTCGTAGTAGTCAACGATGCGGTTTTGGGTCTTGCGAGGTAGTTGCTTGTGGCTCATGTACTGCGACAAGTGCGCCAGAGCTGCCTGATATTTAAGCTTCGATGAGTTGATGCCCTTGAAGAACTGCATCACTCGGGCTATGAGGAAGCAAAACATCAGGGTGCCCAGAAAGTGGAAGATTATCACCTGAAACACaatgtatttaaattatctcAATTTGCAAAGCAATTTTGACTGGACTTTAAAAGATGAGTATGGCTTATTATGGTACCAAGTACTGATCCTCTTCAGTGCGGGGTTCCGTCCGTACCAGAAATCCAGAGTGCATAAAAGTAGCGACAGCTCGGAGAATGCAATGACCATACTTGTTGGAATCACTTGAATCGTCCCAAAGTCCAACAGAATTTATCCACGAATCATTATGCGGACGTTCCGGCGATGTCATTGACACGACGGCTATAGGTACTATCCAGTAAAGACACGCTTGCCAGTGTAGAGCTATTATTAGCCAGAAAATAGTACTAATAAAATCATAAAGGGCTCTTCTTACTTCGTAATCTCTAGCTAGTTTGTCGGTGTACGTTAAGAACGAAAATATGCGAAAGACGTAAGATAAGGACAAAACCTCGCGAGCTACTACGTATTGGTGCCAGCTATGAATGAAGAACAAATCGGTGGGGAATGATCCCAAAAAGTCAAATATGAAACCTTTTTTCATGTACATACCAGCTATTACTTTTGGCTTTAATTCCACAATGCTTTGCAATTTGTCATAGTACCTGAAAATAATACAGAAACATtaatttcttttgttttaatGTAGCATCATcagaattttaattatattggaTTTGTTTAAGTAAATCGTAAACACGATTGAAAACTTAAcctatgaaaaaattaaatccaaAGTAGGTATCGTAAAACATGCAGATATAAATCTTTTCGGAGTCATTGATACAAGTTCGCACAATATTGCTACTAAAAATTTTATGGCAAACATTAAAACTTGCAGCttcgattattttatttcaatataaaaaaCCGATGAATAGCAAAAATTAAAGTCAAGGTATATTTTTAGCCACTGTGCGTTCTCACAGTTTTAGGCATCTACGGCAATTAAAAAGTCGTAAAATAAATCGGGAATTAAGATGCACACGTTGACATTAAAGTCGTTATCTTACCCCGTCAAGAAATTAATGACAATGTCGCAGCAGCACAGTAATATCAGGGTATTCTTGACGACAGTCCACGACAAGGAATCGCTTCTGCTCATATCAAAGGCGGCTTGATACGGGAAAGCTATTAAACCGGCGGCTATGGTCAAAATCATTAAGGTGTCCCACCAGTGCCTGTGTGCAAGAGAGTGTAACGAACGCCAAggtatttctttttctctctcaaaaAGGCTTGTATACGTATTCCCATATAATGCATAATAAAACGGGTCTCTTAATCGAGAATCCAATCTGCCCGAGAGCAAGAGGCTTTCTTTACCTGAACAGACTAAACGGATGAATGATGTGTGTGTAATGCCGCAAGTGACGACGTCTCTCGTAATCGATCGAAGCATGGCTCCGTAAGTATCTTTGAGCACTTCGACTCTTATAAGAGGCCATGAAAAATTGTCGAAAAAATACCAACATTCGGCCGAATCGACCTGCTTCCGGTGATACCAGTATTTCGTCCCGCTTTCTAACGTTAGTGGGACAATCATCATAAACTCTGAGCATATTGATAAGTATACTGTTTACTCTTATTCTTCGAGAGATATGAAAATAGAGTGTTAACTTTTACGTAGGTAGGTCGATAACCGATAGGTTatgctttatttatatttattaatggATATAGCGTAAACGCATATCATCTATCTTGTCAAAATACAAAACAAAGAAGAATCGCTATGAATAAGAAACACGTACATAGGTAAGGAGGACtatattaaaaatcaaatacCAATTAATATTTAGCTGCAGCAATTTATTGTCGTTTTACGCTTGTTGTATATCTGAACTGCAACAAATAGAAACATTCAgtttttttcattgaaatataaattataatagaCAAATATGTTCAAGTAAGAATTTCACCTGAATGTTTGCATTCTACAGTAATGTGTGCTGCCATCTCTATAATTCCGTTTGAAGTTTGAGCTATTTGATGTATTGCTACTATTGCTAttgaatattgataaaaatataataaagcaaactataatcataattattaatgtatcaactaaaaatttaaacttaaaacaaattaataaacaTATAGTAAATTTACATAGTTTAAACTATGTAGATAAAAACATTGGGCACATTGGCACATACCCTATACCCATGGACTTTCAAATCTGTATCTAAATGCTGCTTTCGTGAAAAAACAACCAGCGTGAATGTTATGTTCGTATAAAGAATTTGAAACTTTCGAATattataacataattgataaTTTAAAAGCTTGCTAAGTATAATGCTTATAATAAGgcttataaattaaatattatttaatacgAATTTTAGGCCACACTTATAAAATACtactttacaaaataattactaTCCTTGACATATTAGATTTTTGCTTCACTTaatcaactatttttttagaaTGATTCGTtgataagaaaataaaaatgagcaattaaataatcatataaCCGTTACGTTAATTAATGATTTATCTAAAAAGTCAAATTTTTATAACTGGCATCTAATCTACATTATCCGCAATTCGAAGTGGTAAATAACATTGTATCAAGTAACATTAGTTCTATTAATAAATGGTCAAGTACTTATAACTAAAATCTTAACGTTAACAGCAaaagataaaacaaaattcaCGGTAGCTTATAGTAAATAACTCAGTATTTCTGCTTTATCGACATAAGATATCTTAAAGAATTATCTACGAGCGATAATACCAGACGGTAAGATATATTTACAAGTTATTATGAGATTTCATAGTAATGTATTATTACAACAATTAGGTTTAAAACATTATCCATAGTTATAGATATATGTAAACATATATCTTATGTGCAATGTATTATTTACCTTCGTATGcatttatattgattttatCGATTATCTTGTGCAGAGAGTACTAGACGCTGTCCAGAGATGTCAGCACCTGTATCTGACTATGGCTAAACTGCTCAATTCTCATCCCAGATATGACAATATTACGGGATCAAAACGTATCAAGAAGATAAGCAATTATaactaataataaataaagatcATGCCTCAAATGCATTAGTTAAACAAATACAACAAGTATATCAAAGAATGGAATGTATGAGaacataatacaaaaataacttttaaaaactgGTTACTGAAATGAACAATACCTtgcaaaaatgattgcaaAGCGACATCAttgtaaaatcattaaaattaagaaaataacatttttgttCCAAAACACTAAAAAGAAATCATCACAATCCTTCACCCGGcaaacattttaataatgatgaaTATAGGGTGCATATAGTTGGTCAACAAAAAAGCATtcaagcaaaaatatttatacaggaCTCTATACGAATCCGGAGTCACCCCCGTACATATTTGCCGAAACACTTGCCGCGCGTCGATAACGGCATCATCATCTGCAACAGCTTCCACAAAATATCTCTTCGTTTGATCCGGCCACCCGCCGGTCGTCCTTTGTTGGCGAGGCTCATATCGACAATTACGCAAGCTTCCGATTAGTACCTATATAAGATCGAAAGCAATCTCGATCCTTGGCGCTTTCGGAACTTGACCCTCTCCCCCTTTTCGTCGAAGTCGTCGACGGCAGTGGCACAGCCCCGGGGGTTCTGGGAAGCGACGCAATTAGGGGAGAACATAAATCCTGCGGAGTTTAGCACACTTCCTCGCTCACGCTCTTGCGTATATGTATAGCAGCAGTATAGCAGCGCGACGCTGTGGATCGGCGAATACAAATCAATCAGTTGGTAACGGCTGACTGCGCATTTAATTTCCAACCTCGGCCACTACCGCTGCCGCTGTTCTCCCCGCGTGCAGCACTCGccgccggcggcggcagcagcacgTTACGCAGCGTCAATGACACATGCAGTGTATAGAGGCGCTCGTATGGAGCTGTACACAGCAGACAGAGTCAAaggcgagagagggagagacagagaaagtaGCTACTCGGCGAGCTCGATATAATAAACGTTCGATTAATTAACGCTTCGGAATTGTTCTGCATGCGGACGCGTAGAgcactagactttggctttcAGTCGCGTCGCCCTCCTGTGTTGCGCGACTTGATAAATCGTAAAAGCCTATTCAGTTGCTTGTTTCGTTCGGCTAAACATGACTGTGATGAAAAAAGCATTGAGTAGTCTGATAATTCGAGCGTGCTTCGTTGAGGGGACCCttcgatttttttcataaacatCGAAACCTACACTTTTTTAGTAAATGCCTTTGGATTTAACGAATTAAAAAGCATTATATTGTTAAAAAGAAACGAGGCAGTGCAGTAGCCGCAACGCGATTAATCgaagcaataaataattcgGCAAACAGTTTAAGCCGTCGCAGTATTTATGAGCACTTGGGGCTCGATCACTTTAGTCCGATTTGACTTACGTCGTTTGACAATGGTACAACgtcggcggtggcggcggcagtTGCACGGTGCGCTGCGCATCTCGCCGTGGGGCTGActtagggagagagagagagaga
The DNA window shown above is from Nasonia vitripennis strain AsymCx chromosome 3 unlocalized genomic scaffold, Nvit_psr_1.1 chr3_random0004, whole genome shotgun sequence and carries:
- the LOC100119106 gene encoding potassium/sodium hyperpolarization-activated cyclic nucleotide-gated channel 1-like isoform X3, translated to MLRVYDDCPTNVRKRDEILVSPEAGRFGRMLVFFRQFFMASYKSRSAQRYLRSHASIDYERRRHLRHYTHIIHPFSLFRYYDKLQSIVELKPKVIAGMYMKKGFIFDFLGSFPTDLFFIHSWHQYVVAREVLSLSYVFRIFSFLTYTDKLARDYEVRRALYDFISTIFWLIIALHWQACLYWIVPIAVVSMTSPERPHNDSWINSVGLWDDSSDSNKYGHCILRAVATFMHSGFLVRTEPRTEEDQYLVIIFHFLGTLMFCFLIARVMQFFKGINSSKLKYQAALAHLSQYMSHKQLPRKTQNRIVDYYEFRFQRRFFREPEILSILSMHMRQEIRMHSCRKLVENVTFFNNLPLSLLARIVALLKSEIFLTNDLIVKANQTGDCMYFIATGTVAVYTLTGKEVCHLEDGAHFGEIALVMPDAKRVASVVAVETCKLYKLERADFARTIHPYPMLWERIKKIAIERHEKTTILNSQ
- the LOC100119106 gene encoding potassium/sodium hyperpolarization-activated cyclic nucleotide-gated channel 1-like isoform X2; translation: MMIVPLTLESGTKYWYHRKQVDSAECWYFFDNFSWPLIRVEVLKDTYGAMLRSITRDVVTCGITHTSFIRLVCSAFPYQAAFDMSRSDSLSWTVVKNTLILLCCCDIVINFLTGYYDKLQSIVELKPKVIAGMYMKKGFIFDFLGSFPTDLFFIHSWHQYVVAREVLSLSYVFRIFSFLTYTDKLARDYEVRRALYDFISTIFWLIIALHWQACLYWIVPIAVVSMTSPERPHNDSWINSVGLWDDSSDSNKYGHCILRAVATFMHSGFLVRTEPRTEEDQYLVIIFHFLGTLMFCFLIARVMQFFKGINSSKLKYQAALAHLSQYMSHKQLPRKTQNRIVDYYEFRFQRRFFREPEILSILSMHMRQEIRMHSCRKLVENVTFFNNLPLSLLARIVALLKSEIFLTNDLIVKANQTGDCMYFIATGTVAVYTLTGKEVCHLEDGAHFGEIALVMPDAKRVASVVAVETCKLYKLERADFARTIHPYPMLWERIKKIAIERHEKTTILNSQ
- the LOC100119106 gene encoding potassium/sodium hyperpolarization-activated cyclic nucleotide-gated channel 4-like isoform X1 yields the protein MLRVYDDCPTNVRKRDEILVSPEAGRFGRMLVFFRQFFMASYKSRSAQRYLRSHASIDYERRRHLRHYTHIIHPFSLFRHWWDTLMILTIAAGLIAFPYQAAFDMSRSDSLSWTVVKNTLILLCCCDIVINFLTGYYDKLQSIVELKPKVIAGMYMKKGFIFDFLGSFPTDLFFIHSWHQYVVAREVLSLSYVFRIFSFLTYTDKLARDYEVRRALYDFISTIFWLIIALHWQACLYWIVPIAVVSMTSPERPHNDSWINSVGLWDDSSDSNKYGHCILRAVATFMHSGFLVRTEPRTEEDQYLVIIFHFLGTLMFCFLIARVMQFFKGINSSKLKYQAALAHLSQYMSHKQLPRKTQNRIVDYYEFRFQRRFFREPEILSILSMHMRQEIRMHSCRKLVENVTFFNNLPLSLLARIVALLKSEIFLTNDLIVKANQTGDCMYFIATGTVAVYTLTGKEVCHLEDGAHFGEIALVMPDAKRVASVVAVETCKLYKLERADFARTIHPYPMLWERIKKIAIERHEKTTILNSQ
- the LOC100119106 gene encoding potassium/sodium hyperpolarization-activated cyclic nucleotide-gated channel 4-like isoform X4, translated to MLRVYDDCPTNVRKRDEILVSPEAGRFGRMLVFFRQFFMASYKSRSAQRYLRSHASIDYERRRHLRHYTHIIHPFSLFRHWWDTLMILTIAAGLIAFPYQAAFDMSRSDSLSWTVVKNTLILLCCCDIVINFLTGYYDKLQSIVELKPKVIAALHWQACLYWIVPIAVVSMTSPERPHNDSWINSVGLWDDSSDSNKYGHCILRAVATFMHSGFLVRTEPRTEEDQYLVIIFHFLGTLMFCFLIARVMQFFKGINSSKLKYQAALAHLSQYMSHKQLPRKTQNRIVDYYEFRFQRRFFREPEILSILSMHMRQEIRMHSCRKLVENVTFFNNLPLSLLARIVALLKSEIFLTNDLIVKANQTGDCMYFIATGTVAVYTLTGKEVCHLEDGAHFGEIALVMPDAKRVASVVAVETCKLYKLERADFARTIHPYPMLWERIKKIAIERHEKTTILNSQ